In Arctopsyche grandis isolate Sample6627 chromosome 13, ASM5162203v2, whole genome shotgun sequence, one DNA window encodes the following:
- the LOC143921433 gene encoding uncharacterized protein LOC143921433, producing MGVPEVKTCCCGCTLETGTLIIGWLNIVFAALTIIGSIMGIISPNSQNHGSTASLVLGMIAGVITLLVSIMLIIGVKRRLPKYVHYWILIATISFVISLLNGIIQGIMLSVNGNVGGGVGAIIVVLISGAIMAYLIIVVFNFKRELLSENQHV from the exons ATGGGTGTACCGGAAGTTAAAACTTGCTGCTGCGGGTGCACTTTAGAAACTGGAACACTCATCATAGGATGGTTGAACATA GTGTTTGCAGCTCTGACGATCATTGGCAGTATTATGGGTATAATCTCTCCTAATTCTCAAAATCACGGATCCACTGCCTCGTTAGTCCTCGGAATGATCGCTGGGGTTATCACCCTGTTAGTGTCGATCATGTTGATTATCGGAGTCAAGAGG AGACTGCCGAAATATGTCCATTATTGGATTTTGATTGCTACTATCAGCTTCGTGATTAGCCTTTTAAATGGAATCATCCAAGGCATCATGCTTTCAGTCAACGGAAATGTTGGTGGAGGAGTCGGAGCGATTATCGTGGTACTTATTTCAGGAg ctaTAATGGCTTACTTGATCATCGTCGTTTTCAACTTCAAAAGGGAACTCTTGTCGGAAAATCAACATGTTTAA
- the LOC143921697 gene encoding sensory neuron membrane protein 1-like: MHKLTKWAIGSLSMAIFGIMLGWVIFPKVLHFQISREMSLKKGTDMREMWRKVPFALDFKIYVFNCTNPEEVMKGEKPRVQEVGPFYYEEWKEKVNLEDIAEEDAISYNRKDTFIFDKKKSGPGLTGNEIVMVPNIVLITTAILVAVEKPTMLNLVGKALDYIYDNPKTIFSPVKVSDLLFDGIEINCDQTEFAPKAVCTAMKKAKDLVPFGKKLKFSLFGLRNATVEEGKFKVLRGIKNIMDVGKVVEFNGETSQTIWGGPDCNNYGGTDATIFPPFLTEKDELLSYSPEICRSLGAWYERKSSYGGIAANRYVANLGDLRNEPKWQCFCETPDTCPKKGLMDISKCVKAPLVASLPHFLEADPSVQASVIGHAPDIEKHGIHIDFEPMSGTPLQAKKRIQLNVQLMQIDKLELFKGLLSEQLIPFIWVEEGLALDKPFIKMLENQLFIFIRIVTVLKWLLFVAGSLGMIVALGLRHKEKIVKFASQVGPAADGQRQQTNGHSLNGIANQQKLVISTIQTATQDAR, from the exons ATGCACAAATTGACCAAATGGGCCATCGGATCTCTGTCGATGGCCATTTTTGGAAttatgttgggttgggtaaTTTTTCCAAAAGTGCTTCACTTTCAAATATCAAGA gaaATGAGTCTGAAAAAAGGCACTGACATGAGAGAAATGTGGAGGAAAGTACCGTTTGCACTCGATTTCAAAATTTACGTTTTCAACTGTACAAATCCTGAAGAGGTGATGAAAGGGGAAAAACCGCGAGTTCAAGAAGTTGGTCCCTTTTATTACGA AGAGTGGAAAGAGAAAGTTAACTTGGAAGATATCGCAGAAGAAGACGCAATTTCTTACAACAGAAAGGATACATTTATTTTCGATAAGAAAAAGTCGGGTCCCGGTTTGACCGGAAATGAGATTGTAATGGTGCCGAATATCGTCTTGATC ACAACGGCTATTCTGGTAGCTGTAGAGAAGCCTACTATGTTGAATTTGGTAGGAAAGGCTTTGGATTATATTTATGACAATCCCAAAACTATATTTTCGCCGGTTAAAGTTTCCGATCTGCTTTTTGATGGGATTGAGATCAATTGCGATCAAACGGAGTTTGCTCCAAAGGCTGTTTGTACGGCCATGAAGAAGGCGAAAGATTTGGTTCCGTTTGGAAAGAAACTGAAGTTTTCCTTATTCGGATTG AGAAATGCTACGGTGGAGGAAGGTAAATTTAAAGTTTTACGTGGTATCAAAAACATCATGGACGTAGGAAAAGTAGTGGAGTTTAACGGTGAAACTTCTCAAACCATTTGGGGTGGTCCTGATTGCAACAACTACGGTGGAACAGATGCTACAATATTTCCTCCGTTTTTGACGGAAAAAGACGAGCTGCTCTCTTACAGTCCTGAAATTTGCAG GTCTTTGGGTGCTTGGTATGAAAGAAAGTCCTCGTACGGGGGAATAGCAGCCAACAGGTACGTGGCGAATCTCGGAGATTTGCGCAACGAGCCCAAATGGCAATGTTTTTGCGAAACGCCTGACACTTGTCCCAAAAAAGGATTGATGGATATTAGCAAATGTGTCAAAGCACCTCTAGTGGCATCCCTGCCCCACTTCTTGGAGGCAGATCCTTCGGTTCAGGCTAGTGTAATCGGACATGCTCCAGATATTGAGAAACATGGAATCCATATTGACTTTGAACCG ATGTCTGGAACACCattgcaagctaagaagagaaTACAGCTCAACGTCCAACTGATGCAAATTGATAAATTGGAACTGTTTAAAGGACTATTGTCGGAACAATTGATACCATTTATATGGGTAGAAGAG ggACTAGCATTGGACAAGCCTTTCATTAAAATGCTGGAAAACCAACTGTTCATTTTCATTCGCATCGTAACGGTTCTGAAATGGCTGCTCTTCGTAGCAGGTTCATTGGGTATGATAGTAGCTCTGGGTCTACGCCACAAGGAGAAGATTGTCAAGTTTGCTAGTCAAGTTGGTCCAGCAGCTGATGGTCAGAGACAGCAGACCAACGGTC